GCAGCCGGCTTGGCGGCTTTCTTCGGAGTCATTTCAGCTTCGACCAGCTCGATCACGGACACCGGAGCGGTGTCGCCCGGACGGATGCCGAGCTTGATGATCCTGGTGTAGCCACCGGGACGATCGGCGTAACGCGGTGCGATCTCGGTGAAAAGCTTGGTCACGACTTTCTTGTCGCGGATGTAGGCCGCTGCCTGCCTGGTGGCATGAAGGTCGCCCCTCTTGCCCAGGGTGATCATCTTCTCGGCGATGGAGCGGAGCTCTTTTGCCTTGGCATCGGTCGTGGTGATCTTTTCGTGCTGGAGAAAGGAAGTCACCATGTTCCTGAACATAGCGATCCTATGGCTTGTGGTCCTACCTAATCTTCTACCCGCGCTGTTGTGACGCATATCTTTTCACTTCCTTTCGATCTATAAATGAAGTCGTATGGACTATTCTTCTTTCTGCTCGCCGCGCAGGCGCCTCATGATCTCGGGATCCGGGAAGTTTTCCAGTTTCATGCCGAGGGTGAGGCCCATGTCGACCAGGATGTCCTTGATTTCGTTCAGCGATTTCCTGCCGAAGTTCTGGGTCTTCAGCATCTCTGCCTCGGTCCTGGAGACCAGTTCGCCGATCAGCTTGATGCCGGCGTTCTTCAGGCAGTTGGCGGAGCGAACCGAGAGCTCGAGCTCGTCGACCGAGCGGTAGAGGTTCTCGTTGAAGCGCTCGCGCTCCTCTTCCGGCTCCGCCTCCTCCTGGGGCTCCACGTCCTCGTCAAAGTTGATGAAGATGGAGAGCTGGTCCTTGAGGATCTTGGAAGCGTAGGCCACCGCGTCCTGCGGTTTGACGCTGCCGTCGGTCCAGACTTCGATAGTAAGCTTGTCGTAGTCGGTGATCTGACCCACGCGAGCGTTGGTGACGGTGAAGTTCACCTTGTGAATCGGGGAGAAGATCGCGTCGATCGGGATAGTCCCGACCGGTGCCTTCTCGTCACGGTTGCGGTCAGCCGGGACGTAACCCTTGCCGACTTTCACCATGAGGTCCATCTCCAGGTTGGCGTCCTTGGAGCAGGTTGCGATGTGATGTTCCGGGTTCAGGATCTCGACGTTGTTGTCGGTGATGATATCCTTCGCCTTGACCACCCCTTCACCCTTCTGCACGATCCGGATCATCCGGGACTCGTTGCCGTGCACCTTGAGGCGCACCCCTTTCAGGTTGAGGATGATATCCGTCATGTCCTCGGTAACGCCCGGGACAGCGGAGAATTCGTGCAGCACGCCCTTGGCCTTAACGGAAACGATTGCCGCCCCCTGCAGGCTGGAGATGAGGACCCTACGCAGCCCCGTTCCCAGGGTGGTACCGAACCCCCTTTCGAAAGGCTCGGCGTAGAACTTGCCGTATGTATTAGTCAGCGATTCTGTCTCAACCTGAAGCTTCTTCGGCCTGATCAGATCGCGCCAATTTCTATACATTTAGATCCCCCTGTATCGGATGTTGGTCAGCCTTTACTTGGAGTAGAGCTCGACGATCAACTGCTCCTGAATCGGCATGGTGATGTCTTCGCGTACCGGGCTGGTCTTCACGGTGCCCTTGAAAGCATCCTTGTCCAGTTCGAGCCACTGCGGGATACCGCGGCGAACCACGGCCTCGAGGGACTCACCGATCACGGCGATCTTGCGGCTCTTCTCACGCAGCTGGATCACATCGCCCGCCTTCACTTGGATGGAGGGGATGTTAGCCTTACGCCCGTTGAGGGTGAAGTGGCTGTGACGCACCAGCTGACGTGCCTCGTCGCGCGAAGCAGCGAAACCGAGACGGTAGACGACGTTGTCGAGCCTTCTCTCCAGGAGGAAGAGGAGGTTTTCGCCGGTCACACCTTTCATCCGGTCTGCGGTCTCGAAGTACCCGCGGAACTGGTTCTCAAGGATGCCGTAGATACGACGTACCTTCTGTTTTTCGCGCAGCTGAACACCGTAATCAGAAACTTTTATGCGACCCTGCCCGTGCTGTCCCGGCGGATAGCTCCTTCTCTTGATGGCGCATTTGTCGGTGTAGCAACGCTCGCCTTTAAGAAAAAGTTCCGATCCTTCGCGCCTGCACAGCCTGCATGAGGGCCCTGTATACCTAGCCAATGAAGACCTCCTATGATCCTAACTGATAGTTCCGTAACGCCAGGTCCGTCGATACGGTCCTAGACTCTTCTTCTCTTCGGGGGACGGCAGCCGTTGTGCGGAATCGGCGTTACGTCGCGGATGAAGCTAACGGCGAAGCCGGCAGCCTGCAGTGCGCGCAGCGCGGACTCGCGGCCGGAGCCGGGGCCCTTCACGTACACTTCGATGGTGCGCATGCCATGCTCCTGGGCCTTCTTGGCAGCATCCTCGGCAGCCATCTGGGCTGCGAACGGGGTGCTCTTCCTAGAGCCTTTGAAGCCCTTGGCACCGGAGGTGCACCAGGCAACCACGTTACCGACCGGGTCGGTGATGGTGATCATGGTATTGTTGAACGTAGCCTGAATGTGCGCCACGCCAGTGGGAATATTCTTTCTCTCTTTTTTCTTCTTAACGACCTTCTTAGCCGGGCTCGCCATTATCCCTCCAGAATCTTATTTCTTCTTGCCAGCGACCGTACGAGCCGGCCCTTTCCTGGTGCGTGCATTGGTCTTGGTACGCTGCCCGCGGCAGGGAAGACCTTTCCTGTGACGAAGACCGCGATAGCAGCCGAGATCCATGAGGCGCTTGATGCTCATGGAAATGTCGCGGCGCAGGTCGCCTTCGACCTTCACGTTCTTATCGATATACTCCCTGATCTTGGAGACTTCCGCCTCGGTCAGGTTGTCACAACGGGTGTTCATGTCAACACCGGTTGCCGTAAGAATTTCCTGGGAGAGAGACCTGCCGATGCCGTAGATGTAGGTCAGTGCGATCTCTATTCTCTTATTCCTGGGTAAATCTACCCCTGCGATACGTGCCAATGCCAGCTCCTCCTATTAGCCCTGTCTCTGTGAATGCTTGGGGGTCTCGCAGATGACGCGGACTATGCCCTTGCGCTTGACAATCTTGCACTTTACACAGATCTTCTTAACCGATGCCCGAACCTTCATAGTTCACTTCCTTTTGAAGACGTTTTGCCAATCTAGATTTTCGTAAGTATCAGCGGACCGTTGTCCGTTATTGCTACCGTGTGCTCGAAGTGCGCCGAGAGTCCGCCGTCGACCGTCACCGCCGTCCAGCCGTCCTCCAGCACCTTCACATCGTAACCCTTCTCGTTGATCATCGGCTCGATGGCGAGCACCATGCCGCTTTTCAGCTTGGGGCCCTTGCCGGGAACACCGAAGTTGGGGATCTGCGGCCCCTCGTGCAACTCCTTACCGATGCCGTGCCCCACGAAGTCGCGCACTACGGAAAAGCCGCGCGCCTCGACGTGGGACTGGACCGCGTGAGCGATGTCGGACAACCGGTGCGCGGTGTCGGCGACGTCGATGGCGCGGTAAAGCGACTCCTCGGTGGCCTTGATCAGCCTGGCAGCAACCTCGGAAACCTTGCCTACCGGAACCGTGATGGCTGAGTCGCCGTAGAAGCCATTGTGCAGGACGCCGAAGTCGAGGCTGACGATGTCACCGTCCACCAGGGCGCGCTGCGTGGCGAAACCGTGTACCACCTGCTCGTTCACCGAGCAACAAAGCGAAAAGGGGAAGCCGCTGTAACCCTTGAAGGCTGGCTTCGCCTTCCTCTTCAGCGTTTCCCTCTCGGCGTATGCGTCCAACTGTGCCAGGGTTACCCCCGGTGCCACCATCTCTCTCAGGCCGGCGAGTACTTCGGCGACCATCCTGCCGGCAGCCGCCATCTTCTCGATCTCGGCCCGGGATTTGAGTACTATCACCGTTCGCCCTGCAGTACGGCCACGATCTCGGCCTGGATCCCTTCCACGCTCCCGAGACCGTTGACCGAACGGAGCAGCCCCGCGGTCTGGTAGTAGGAGATCAGCGGAGAGGTCTGCGCCTCGTACACCGCAAGCCGGTTCAAGATGGTTTCTTCCTTGTCGTCCTCGCGCTGGAACAGCTCACCGCCACATGCGTCGCATATCCCTGCAACCTTGGACGGAGCGAAGTCGACATGGTAGCCGGCGCCGCACTTGGAGCAGGCGCGCCTGCCGGTGAGACGCTTCAGGAGCTCGGCTTTGTCCACGGAGAGGGAAACCACGTGGTCTATCTTCTTGCCGATACCGGAGAGCACCTGGGAAAGCGCGTCGGCCTGGGGCACGGTGCGCGGGAAGCCGTCCAGAATAAAACCCTTCTGGCAGTCCGGCTGCGCCAGGCGCTCTTCCACGATCCCAATAACGACCTCGTCGGGAACCAGCGCGCCGGAGTCCATAAACCCCTTCGCCTTGATCCCCATCGGAGTGAGCTCTTTAACGGCAGCCCGCAGTATATCGCCTGTCGATATCTGCGGGATACCAAACCTGTCTATGAGAAGTTTC
This region of Geomonas agri genomic DNA includes:
- the rplQ gene encoding 50S ribosomal protein L17 — encoded protein: MRHNSAGRRLGRTTSHRIAMFRNMVTSFLQHEKITTTDAKAKELRSIAEKMITLGKRGDLHATRQAAAYIRDKKVVTKLFTEIAPRYADRPGGYTRIIKLGIRPGDTAPVSVIELVEAEMTPKKAAKPAAKAPKAAKAPKAAPAVEAAPVEEAPVAEAAPVVEEAPAAEEKTEA
- a CDS encoding DNA-directed RNA polymerase subunit alpha, producing the protein MYRNWRDLIRPKKLQVETESLTNTYGKFYAEPFERGFGTTLGTGLRRVLISSLQGAAIVSVKAKGVLHEFSAVPGVTEDMTDIILNLKGVRLKVHGNESRMIRIVQKGEGVVKAKDIITDNNVEILNPEHHIATCSKDANLEMDLMVKVGKGYVPADRNRDEKAPVGTIPIDAIFSPIHKVNFTVTNARVGQITDYDKLTIEVWTDGSVKPQDAVAYASKILKDQLSIFINFDEDVEPQEEAEPEEERERFNENLYRSVDELELSVRSANCLKNAGIKLIGELVSRTEAEMLKTQNFGRKSLNEIKDILVDMGLTLGMKLENFPDPEIMRRLRGEQKEE
- the rpsD gene encoding 30S ribosomal protein S4 → MARYTGPSCRLCRREGSELFLKGERCYTDKCAIKRRSYPPGQHGQGRIKVSDYGVQLREKQKVRRIYGILENQFRGYFETADRMKGVTGENLLFLLERRLDNVVYRLGFAASRDEARQLVRHSHFTLNGRKANIPSIQVKAGDVIQLREKSRKIAVIGESLEAVVRRGIPQWLELDKDAFKGTVKTSPVREDITMPIQEQLIVELYSK
- the rpsK gene encoding 30S ribosomal protein S11 → MASPAKKVVKKKKERKNIPTGVAHIQATFNNTMITITDPVGNVVAWCTSGAKGFKGSRKSTPFAAQMAAEDAAKKAQEHGMRTIEVYVKGPGSGRESALRALQAAGFAVSFIRDVTPIPHNGCRPPKRRRV
- the rpsM gene encoding 30S ribosomal protein S13, producing MARIAGVDLPRNKRIEIALTYIYGIGRSLSQEILTATGVDMNTRCDNLTEAEVSKIREYIDKNVKVEGDLRRDISMSIKRLMDLGCYRGLRHRKGLPCRGQRTKTNARTRKGPARTVAGKKK
- the rpmJ gene encoding 50S ribosomal protein L36, with the translated sequence MKVRASVKKICVKCKIVKRKGIVRVICETPKHSQRQG
- the map gene encoding type I methionyl aminopeptidase; protein product: MIVLKSRAEIEKMAAAGRMVAEVLAGLREMVAPGVTLAQLDAYAERETLKRKAKPAFKGYSGFPFSLCCSVNEQVVHGFATQRALVDGDIVSLDFGVLHNGFYGDSAITVPVGKVSEVAARLIKATEESLYRAIDVADTAHRLSDIAHAVQSHVEARGFSVVRDFVGHGIGKELHEGPQIPNFGVPGKGPKLKSGMVLAIEPMINEKGYDVKVLEDGWTAVTVDGGLSAHFEHTVAITDNGPLILTKI
- a CDS encoding adenylate kinase, whose product is MNLILLGPPGVGKGTQAKLLIDRFGIPQISTGDILRAAVKELTPMGIKAKGFMDSGALVPDEVVIGIVEERLAQPDCQKGFILDGFPRTVPQADALSQVLSGIGKKIDHVVSLSVDKAELLKRLTGRRACSKCGAGYHVDFAPSKVAGICDACGGELFQREDDKEETILNRLAVYEAQTSPLISYYQTAGLLRSVNGLGSVEGIQAEIVAVLQGER